From a region of the Lactuca sativa cultivar Salinas chromosome 4, Lsat_Salinas_v11, whole genome shotgun sequence genome:
- the LOC111896481 gene encoding B3 domain-containing protein At3g25182: protein MEITPQDSTTKRKHVHSAAMGYNEEAEDEYYLKKIQELVNEKMKLLAEQQVKEESKLKPPTEMKNSKPMVISKRRLEEFITNEMNGKDLKLLLKKTLYESDLSKNQNRLSMPMNQLEKNIEFLTENEKHDLENGKEFEVGLLGPRLGLHKKSMMMKMWRLKSTSSYVLKTNWNEFVEENKKDLKPHSEIQVWSFRKDNQLLFALLCV, encoded by the coding sequence ATGGAAATTACTCCCCAAGATTCAACAACAAAGAGAAAACATGTTCATTCCGCTGCCATGGGATACAACGAGGAGGCTGAAGATGAATATTATCTGAAAAAGATCCAAGAATTAGTAaacgaaaagatgaagttgttagCCGAGCAACAAGTTAAAGAAGAATCAAAGCTCAAACCTCCCACTGAGATGAAAAACAGTAAGCCGATGGTGATCAGCAAGCGGAGGTTGGAAGAGTTCATCACGAATGAGATGAATGGCAAAGATTTGAAACTCTTGCTCAAGAAAACACTGTATGAAAGTGATCTGAGTAAAAACCAGAACAGGTTGAGTATGCCGATGAATCAACTAGAGAAAAATATTGAGTTCTTGACAGAAAACGAGAAACACGATCTGGAGAATGGAAAGGAGTTTGAGGTGGGATTGTTGGGGCCAAGATTGGGATTGCATAAGAAatcgatgatgatgaagatgtggAGATTGAAAAGCACAAGCAGTTATGTGTTGAAGACTAATTGGAATGAGTTTGTGGAAGAAAACAAGAAGGATTTGAAGCCACATTCAGAGATTCAGGTCTGGTCTTTTCGTAAAGACAACCAACTGCTCTTTGCTCTTTTATGCGTATAG